A single window of Candidatus Neptunochlamydia vexilliferae DNA harbors:
- a CDS encoding transposase has product MYHTLSQYWNKIQGSLFPELEEELGPLTEKQMQLISILEMVRIEQFLTSSFGCVGRPPKNRPALARAFVAKSVYNMATTTALVDRLKSDLSLCQICGWEQRGQVPDESIFCRVFAEFSASELPKRVHNALIKKVYENRIIGDLSRDSTSINARERPAPKKKKSKKAKKRGRPKKGEEAPKELKRLDRQLKMTQQERLNDLPKNCDVGAKANSKGNREYWIGYKCHIDTANGDIPISCLVTSASLHDSQAAIPLAEETASKVTSLYDLMDSAYDCPQIIEHSKSLEHTPIIDVNPRRDALAKAEFKAEAKAQKTVNWKPPEKIRYNQRSSAERVNSRLKDDFGGRMIRVRGNVKVACHLMFGILALTADALLNLVR; this is encoded by the coding sequence ATGTACCACACCCTATCACAGTATTGGAATAAAATTCAAGGCTCTCTTTTCCCCGAGCTTGAAGAGGAGCTTGGTCCTCTTACTGAAAAACAAATGCAGTTAATAAGTATACTTGAAATGGTTAGGATCGAACAATTCTTGACTTCATCCTTTGGCTGTGTAGGCCGACCTCCAAAAAATCGGCCCGCTCTCGCTAGAGCGTTTGTCGCAAAAAGCGTATACAATATGGCAACAACAACAGCATTGGTTGATAGATTGAAGTCAGACCTTTCGTTGTGCCAAATTTGTGGGTGGGAACAAAGAGGACAAGTTCCAGACGAATCAATTTTTTGTAGGGTTTTTGCTGAGTTTTCAGCATCAGAGCTCCCAAAGCGTGTTCATAATGCTCTGATCAAAAAGGTTTATGAAAACCGGATTATTGGGGATCTTTCTAGAGACTCAACATCTATTAATGCTAGAGAGAGGCCTGCCCCGAAAAAAAAGAAAAGCAAAAAAGCAAAGAAGAGAGGACGTCCAAAAAAAGGGGAGGAAGCCCCTAAAGAATTGAAACGCCTAGACCGACAGTTGAAGATGACCCAACAAGAACGGCTGAACGATCTCCCTAAAAACTGTGATGTAGGGGCAAAAGCCAATAGCAAGGGTAACCGGGAGTATTGGATAGGATATAAATGCCATATTGATACAGCCAATGGAGACATCCCGATAAGCTGCCTTGTAACATCAGCTTCTCTCCATGACAGCCAAGCTGCTATACCCCTAGCTGAAGAAACTGCTAGTAAAGTCACAAGCCTCTATGATCTGATGGACTCAGCTTATGACTGCCCTCAAATTATAGAACATAGCAAAAGCCTTGAGCATACTCCAATTATCGATGTAAATCCTCGTCGAGATGCTCTAGCTAAAGCAGAATTTAAAGCAGAAGCAAAAGCCCAAAAAACAGTCAATTGGAAGCCACCAGAAAAAATAAGATATAATCAGCGCTCATCCGCTGAAAGGGTTAACAGCCGCCTCAAGGATGACTTTGGCGGTAGAATGATTCGCGTTAGAGGTAATGTTAAAGTAGCCTGTCATCTTATGTTCGGTATTCTTGCACTGACTGCTGATGCTTTGCTAAATTTGGTTCGTTAA